Proteins encoded by one window of Sphaerodactylus townsendi isolate TG3544 linkage group LG04, MPM_Stown_v2.3, whole genome shotgun sequence:
- the LOC125431984 gene encoding FH2 domain-containing protein 1-like, translated as MVLVRDAPSSPEAREEAAATPDRSPASPPPGRGAPGGRPGPSPPAPPPPPPARSPTPARRKLRTFHWEVLPAERVRGGRSSLWTTPGGGSSRPGGFGLDRRLLDELFGQPSGAAGGSLRGPSAHQASLLDSKRILNLGIFLKQFKRPVQAIVADIRDGAGALYGAEKLLELTKLLPDGEEVQRLLAFQGSPSQLSEAEVFALLLVQVPSYAHRLELLVLKEEFFPHLSALRSAIQTMAEAAAELLGCEELHDVIRLVLEAGNYMNEGGYAGSALGFHMSSLLRLADTKANRPGVDLLHFVALEAEKKDPRLLFFPRKLPHVGPASRIVGPEVAAELHRLGQRVVGAREGLEALDLKAQMEPFLHVAEAELSLVGASLDDLKRATATLCNFFCEEPEAFSLAECCRIFQAFGERFLLAAQENQAREATERRRQQQEQVRREKRQRRSIATCSARDPDLLDMQLDLLFLGALRPGQGGRSLRGPHPCPGSPQPRERPLPPRRRHTLTLLSPGSQPSLQEPPTAALPASAPPSKAKRGRRFGQGLKALLRSPLLEPSKELPSPGAPQGLRFPTLFQRKLLPGAAAAATPPGSPQEGSGLVGFFRRLSVGDKGQSPSEG; from the exons ATGGTGCTGGTGCGGGACGCCCCGTCGTCGCCCGAGGCccgggaggaggcggcggcgacCCCCGACCGCTCCCCCGCCTCTCCTCCCCCGGGCCGCGGGGCCCCAGGCGGCCGACCCGGGCCCAGCCCTCCggcccctccgccgccgccgcctgcccgGAGCCCGACGCCCGCCCGTCGCAAGCTGCGCACCTTCCACTGGGAGGTGCTGCCGGCCGAGCGGGTGCGCGGGGGCCGAAGCAGCCTCTGGACCACGccgggcggcggcagcagcaggccggGCGGCTTCGGCCTGGACCGGCGCTTGCTGGACGAGCTCTTCGGGCAGCCGTCGGGAGCGGCCGGGGGGAGCCTGCGTGGTCCGTCCGCCCACCAG GCCTCTCTGCTGGACTCCAAAAGGATTCTGAACCTGGGCATCTTCCTGAAGCAGTTCAAAAG GCCTGTGCAAGCAATCGTGGCCGACATCCGGGATGGAGCCGGGGCTCTCTATGGGGCAGAGAAGCTGCTGGAGCTGACCAAGCTGCTGCCCGACGGGGAAGAG GTCCAGAGGCTGCTGGCGTTCCAGGGGAGCCCGAGccagctctccgaggccgaggTCTTCGCCCTGCTGCTGGTCCAGGTGCCCag CTATGCCCACCGCTTGGAGCTGCTGGTGCTGAAGGAGGAGTTCTTCCCGCATCTCAGTGCCCTGCGGTCGGCCATCCAGACCATGGCAGAGGCAGCTGCAG agCTGCTGGGCTGCGAAGAGCTCCATGACGTCATCCGGCTggtcctggaggctggcaactacaTGAATGAG GGAGGCTACGCCGGCTCTGCCCTCGGCTTCCACATGTCTTCGCTGCTCCGGCTGGCCGACACCAAAGCCAACAGGCCTGGCGTGGACTTGCTGCACTTCGTGGCGCTG GAGGCGGAGAAGAAAGACCCGCGACTTCTCTTCTTCCCCAGGAAGCTCCCCCATGTTGGGCCGGCCTCGCG GATTGTGGGTCCAGAGGTTGCGGCGGAGCTGCATCGGCTGGGCCAGCGAGTCGTGGGGGCTCGGGAGGGGCTGGAGGCCCTGGACTTGAAGGCCCAGATGGAGCCGTTCCTGCACGTGGCGGAGGCGGAGCTGAGCCTTGTGGGGGCCTCGCTGGACGACCTGAAGCGAGCCACGGCCACGCTCTGCAACTTCTTCTGCGAGGAGCCAGAGGCCTTCAGCCTGGCCGAGTGCTGCCGCATCTTCCAGGCGTTTGGGGAGCGCTTCCTTCTCGCGGCTCAG gagaACCAGGCTCGGGAGGCGACGGAGCGGCGGcgccagcagcaggagcaggtgcGCCGGGAGAAGAGGCAGCGGCGCTCCATCGCCACGTGCTCCGCCCGGGATCCTGACCTGCTGGACATGCAGCTGGACCTGCTCTTCCTGGGGGCGCTTCGTCCTGGCCAGGGCGGCCGCTCCCTGCGGGGGCCTCACCCCTGCCCAGGCAGCCCCCAGCCCCGAGAGAGGCCGTTGCCCCCCAGGCGGAGGCACACGCTCACCCTGCTGTCCCCCGGCTCCCAGCCTTCCCTGCAAGAGCCGCCCACAGCAGCTCTCCCCGCGTCGGCTCCCCCCAGCAAGGCCAAGCGGGGCAGGCGCTTCGGACAGGGCCTCAAGGCGTTGCTGAGGTCGCCTCTGCTGGAGCCCTCCAAGGAGCTCCCTTCGCCAGGCGCCCCCCAGGGCCTCCgcttccccactcttttccaaaGGAAGCTCCTcccaggggcagcagcagcagcgacccCCCCAGGATCCCCCCAGGAGGGCTCTGGGCTGGTGGGATTCTTCCGCAGGCTGAGCGTTGGAGATAAAGGACAGTCCCCGTCTGAGGGCTGA